A section of the Humulus lupulus chromosome 2, drHumLupu1.1, whole genome shotgun sequence genome encodes:
- the LOC133819046 gene encoding uncharacterized protein LOC133819046 isoform X3, with protein MNVENESIEPVTELGLGLGYSNQFIQRRLNNDSGAGANAGSGINMTFVANNPLSELVWSPHKGPSNVALLPPSTIGRNTTTSTTQKSIHKENSPILNTLQMKIGVVGEDSQTRSDGSDGSVMPVCGPSDRYETAGNDGDAEKMNTTRENDQMEELGESKGDAISGHVESQIAKITENRDSYFANSPGQVSIKNTEILSIKADQPKPDEAQIEASSGKNIDSSNRTMQIGRCVNKTEAAGDLVADQIFQGSRRCLEKMESTSENDLQNLKSEYVCGGAAADEIVAFEMPPGVRGSSQQKNEVTAPTSETFPDQHSPTKRVHMNRRKGKEKTFSDGDFDGIMSKDEDGGNHESVESCNSAGLFPTSKRKRNFEEDLVVGNKGFKKQVHCAQGVTSFTRQDSSFMNWISNMMKGFSKSVQNEAPFPLGVTPHDDRLESPHKKLITLNKNQDSGSKFIGFHSMFQSLYCSKAEVQETRMLNVEYQVGEGSKEFKSSSKTCDVNATPIACHRENSNISKPLHLMRGRFNESTSGNEDSAMQPMMPLDKVAGSQEKDNTNSEDNNSKWHLSFSKEKERTNSNSSLGRQKTISAEKIISAELQPSTAKTSFCLSNDPLGSFWVTRFAPKNLSSSSNMDHLNWNAGVSPKHSTECLKLLEAKVHSSEDLVVVSGKELENSANKVESLEGQNSMYNLNPFLPSTKLKPSDAMATVFARRLDALKHITPSRGTNNSARASMTCLFCGLNDHHLQDCSDITEIELEELSRNVNTYSGIKELSCLCLRCFQRNHWAVACPNTSSTKRLQAESNASFGKLQLDIVNKENLNFLTDVEKNISCTSPVTKHIASNSGVDMLNEKQIIPFSYFVSQQNVDVPKGLFDAVRRLRLSRTNILKWMNSHNSLSRIGGFFLRLRLGKWEEGLGGTGYHVACIVGTEIENKPQDRKSSVLVDVGGFRCLVESQYVSNHDFLEDELMAWWSTVRRSGGEIPSEEDLKTKIWCILVSFPFSSFAGVEISSLAPFVHPDPTCEVAAIHLQGRRRLLASFDVLSPLLSIPSSSFASIKRLQSPKPSTKSAMGFKLFLRERG; from the exons ATGAATGTAGAGAATGAGAGCATAGAACCGGTGACTGAATTAGGACTTGGTCTGGGTTATTCCAATCAGTTCATACAGAGAAGATTGAACAATGATTCAGGTGCAGGTGCAAATGCAGGTTCAGGAATAAACATGACATTTGTGGCCAACAACCCATTGTCCGAGCTAGTTTGGTCTCCACACAAAG GTCCAAGTAATGTGGCTCTTTTACCACCGAGCACCATAGGCAGgaatactactacttctactactcaGAAAAGTATACACAAAGAGAACTCCCCTATATTGAATACACTTCAAATGAAAATTGGAGTTGTCGGCGAAGATTCTCAGACCAGATCTGATGGAAGTGATGGCAGTGTCATGCCTGTATGTGGACCGAGTGACCGGTATGAGACAG CAGGAAATGATGGTGATGCAGAGAAAATGAATACAACTAGAGAAAATGATCAAATGGAGGAGCTTGGAGAGAGTAAAGGGGACGCCATTTCTGGTCATGTCGAATCCCAAATAGCGAAAATTACTGAGAACAGAGACAGCTATTTTGCAAACTCTCCAG GTCAGGTTAGCATAAAAAATACTGAAATCTTGTCAATAAAAGCAGATCAGCCTAAACCTGACGAGGCACAAATCGAAGCATCATCAGGCAAAAACATTGACAGTAGCAATCGCACGATGCAGATAGGGCGCTGTGTGAATAAGACCGAGGCTGCTGGTGATCTGGTAGCTGATCAGATTTTCCAAGGCAGTAGAAGATGTCTTGAGAAAATGGAGTCAACTTCTGAGAATGATTTGCAGAATCTCAAAAGTGAATATGTGTGTGGTGGTGCTGCCGCAGATGAGATTGTAGCATTTGAAATGCCTCCTGGGGTTAGAGGAAGTTCTCAGCAGAAGAATGAGGTAACAGCTCCTACAAGTGAGACTTTTCCGGATCAACATTCTCCAACTAAAAGAGTCCACATGAATAGAAGGAAGGGCAAGGAAAAAACTTTTTCCGACGGAGATTTTGATGGAATTATGTCAAAAGATGAAGACGGGGGCAACCATGAGAGTGTTGAAAGTTGTAATAGTGCTGGATTATTTCCAACCAGTAAGAGAAAGCGAAACTTTGAAGAAGATTTGGTTGTTGGGAATAAAGGATTCAAGAAACAAGTTCATTGTGCTCAGGGTGTGACATCATTTACTAGACAAGATAGTTCGTTCATGAATTGGATATCGAATATGATGAAGGGCTTCTCAAAATCAGTACAGAACGAGGCACCTTTTCCTCTCGGTGTTACACCTCATGATGATAGACTTGAAAGTCCTCATAAAAAGCTCATCACCCTCAACAAGAACCAAGATTCGGGGTCCAAATTTATTGGTTTCCATTCAATGTTTCAGTCCTTGTATTGCTCAAAGGCAGAGGTTCAAGAAACCAGAATGCTGAATGTCGAGTATCAAGTTGGAGAAGGATCTAAGGAATTTAAATCATCAAGTAAAACGTGTGATGTTAATGCAACTCCCATTGCTTGTCACAGAGAGAATAGTAACATAAGCAAACCGCTTCATCTGATGAGAGGGCGGTTCAATGAATCTACATCTGGAAATGAGGACTCCGCAATGCAGCCTATGATGCCGTTGGATAAAGTTGCAGGTAGTCAGGAAAAAGACAATACAAACTCTGAAGATAACAATAGTAAATGGCACTTGTCCTTTagtaaagagaaagagagaacaaACTCGAATTCCTCTCTCGGTAGACAAAAGACAATCAGTGCTGAAAAAATAATTTCTGCTGAGCTGCAGCCATCTACAGCAAAAACATCGTTTTGTCTTAGCAATGACCCTCTAGGAAGCTTTTGGGTAACTCGGTTTGCTCCAAAAAACCTGAGTTCCTCGTCGAACATGGATCATCTCAACTGGAATGCTGGTGTAAGTCCCAAGCACTCCACCGAATGCCTAAAGCTTTTGGAGGCTAAGGTTCATTCCTCAGAAGATTTAGTTGTTGTCTCGGGTAAAGAATTGGAGAATAGTGCTAATAAGGTTGAAAGTTTAGAAGGTCAGAATTCGATGTACAACTTAAATCCTTTCTTACCTTCTACTAAATTGAAACCTTCGGATGCAATGGCTACTGTGTTTGCAAGGAGATTGGATGCTCTTAAGCACATTACTCCATCAAGAGGAACGAATAATTCTGCTCGTGCAAGCATGACATGTTTATTCTGTGGCTTAAACGACCATCATTTACAAGATTGTTCAGATATCACTGAAATCGAGCTTGAGGAACTCTCGAGGAATGTAAATACATATAGTGGAATAAAAGAACTGTCTTGTTTGTGCTTAAGATGCTTCCAACGTAATCATTGGGCTGTTGCATGCCCGAACACATCCTCAACAAAACGTCTTCAAGCAGAATCTAATGCTTCTTTTGGCAAACTGCAGCTTGATATAGTAAACAAAGAAAACTTGAACTTCCTAACTGATGTTGAGAAAAATATATCTTGTACCAGTCCAGTTACGAAACACATTGCTTCAAACTCTGGGGTAGACATGTTGAATGAGAAACAGATAATTCCTTTCTCATACTTTGTCAGTCAGCAGAACGTGGATGTGCCAAAAGGACTCTTTGATGCTGTAAGAAGGCTTCGTTTATCCCGTACTAATATTTTGAA GTGGATGAATTCTCATAATTCACTCTCGCGCATCGGTGGCTTTTTCTTGCGTTTGAGGCTCGGGAAGTGGGAGGAGGGACTAGGGGGAACTGGCTACCATGTTGCTTGCATAGTTG GAACAGAAATAGAGAACAAACCGCAAGACCGAAAAAGTTCTGTTCTTGTGGACGTGGGAGGATTTAGATGCCTGGTTGAGAGTCAATACGTCTCCAACCATGATTTTCTTGAG GATGAGCTTATGGCGTGGTGGTCCACGGTTCGAAGAAGTGGTGGCGAAATTCCTTCAGAGGAAGATTTGAAAACAAAG ATCTGGTGCATCCTCGTTTCTTTTCCCTTTTCGAGCTTCGCAGGTGTAGAGATTTCATCGTTGGCTCCATTTGTGCATCCGGATCCGACTTGCGAGGTTGCCGCTATCCACTTGCAAGGTCGACGGCGTCTGTTGGCTAGCTTCGATGTGCTCAGTCCTCTCCTCTCAATCCCGTCGTCGTCCTTTGCCTCCATCAAACGGCTCCAGTCGCCCAAGCCGAGCACCAAATCTGCCATGGGTTtcaaattgttcctaagagagagGGGCTAA
- the LOC133819046 gene encoding uncharacterized protein LOC133819046 isoform X1, which yields MNVENESIEPVTELGLGLGYSNQFIQRRLNNDSGAGANAGSGINMTFVANNPLSELVWSPHKGPSNVALLPPSTIGRNTTTSTTQKSIHKENSPILNTLQMKIGVVGEDSQTRSDGSDGSVMPVCGPSDRYETAGNDGDAEKMNTTRENDQMEELGESKGDAISGHVESQIAKITENRDSYFANSPGQVSIKNTEILSIKADQPKPDEAQIEASSGKNIDSSNRTMQIGRCVNKTEAAGDLVADQIFQGSRRCLEKMESTSENDLQNLKSEYVCGGAAADEIVAFEMPPGVRGSSQQKNEVTAPTSETFPDQHSPTKRVHMNRRKGKEKTFSDGDFDGIMSKDEDGGNHESVESCNSAGLFPTSKRKRNFEEDLVVGNKGFKKQVHCAQGVTSFTRQDSSFMNWISNMMKGFSKSVQNEAPFPLGVTPHDDRLESPHKKLITLNKNQDSGSKFIGFHSMFQSLYCSKAEVQETRMLNVEYQVGEGSKEFKSSSKTCDVNATPIACHRENSNISKPLHLMRGRFNESTSGNEDSAMQPMMPLDKVAGSQEKDNTNSEDNNSKWHLSFSKEKERTNSNSSLGRQKTISAEKIISAELQPSTAKTSFCLSNDPLGSFWVTRFAPKNLSSSSNMDHLNWNAGVSPKHSTECLKLLEAKVHSSEDLVVVSGKELENSANKVESLEGQNSMYNLNPFLPSTKLKPSDAMATVFARRLDALKHITPSRGTNNSARASMTCLFCGLNDHHLQDCSDITEIELEELSRNVNTYSGIKELSCLCLRCFQRNHWAVACPNTSSTKRLQAESNASFGKLQLDIVNKENLNFLTDVEKNISCTSPVTKHIASNSGVDMLNEKQIIPFSYFVSQQNVDVPKGLFDAVRRLRLSRTNILKWMNSHNSLSRIGGFFLRLRLGKWEEGLGGTGYHVACIVGTEIENKPQDRKSSVLVDVGGFRCLVESQYVSNHDFLEDELMAWWSTVRRSGGEIPSEEDLKTKAMQHKMVLLWRPGRGVYVKELEQNRYLFQFYHEVDISCVMEGSPWTFDRVPLVFERLKVGENPRAVVLNRLHFWVQLHGMTPGFMSERVVRDIGNRIGDFVESDLNNFNGVWRDYMRIRVLLNVDLPLKRKMNIKNQNGQICCVQFKYEDLTTFCFICGILGHSERFCEKIFDTPQHLLVKPYGLGMKAAPRRRNHTIGSRWLRQGAVYSGGEQPNSGPPSVNRTMQDNMFLAKNQEPLYDPPNNIGEANGVEGAVMGPTSHLISASPRYNHNGKSTANVSDEAPRVTYPNTLLVMEAKRKRVEQLGRGNIGHGIIGPRNDSTGLVLEEDVVMGSHINESLGLGPSHFENKNYEFINSEATGVSSGEASGPKNVFGAGSVSQTRQAL from the exons ATGAATGTAGAGAATGAGAGCATAGAACCGGTGACTGAATTAGGACTTGGTCTGGGTTATTCCAATCAGTTCATACAGAGAAGATTGAACAATGATTCAGGTGCAGGTGCAAATGCAGGTTCAGGAATAAACATGACATTTGTGGCCAACAACCCATTGTCCGAGCTAGTTTGGTCTCCACACAAAG GTCCAAGTAATGTGGCTCTTTTACCACCGAGCACCATAGGCAGgaatactactacttctactactcaGAAAAGTATACACAAAGAGAACTCCCCTATATTGAATACACTTCAAATGAAAATTGGAGTTGTCGGCGAAGATTCTCAGACCAGATCTGATGGAAGTGATGGCAGTGTCATGCCTGTATGTGGACCGAGTGACCGGTATGAGACAG CAGGAAATGATGGTGATGCAGAGAAAATGAATACAACTAGAGAAAATGATCAAATGGAGGAGCTTGGAGAGAGTAAAGGGGACGCCATTTCTGGTCATGTCGAATCCCAAATAGCGAAAATTACTGAGAACAGAGACAGCTATTTTGCAAACTCTCCAG GTCAGGTTAGCATAAAAAATACTGAAATCTTGTCAATAAAAGCAGATCAGCCTAAACCTGACGAGGCACAAATCGAAGCATCATCAGGCAAAAACATTGACAGTAGCAATCGCACGATGCAGATAGGGCGCTGTGTGAATAAGACCGAGGCTGCTGGTGATCTGGTAGCTGATCAGATTTTCCAAGGCAGTAGAAGATGTCTTGAGAAAATGGAGTCAACTTCTGAGAATGATTTGCAGAATCTCAAAAGTGAATATGTGTGTGGTGGTGCTGCCGCAGATGAGATTGTAGCATTTGAAATGCCTCCTGGGGTTAGAGGAAGTTCTCAGCAGAAGAATGAGGTAACAGCTCCTACAAGTGAGACTTTTCCGGATCAACATTCTCCAACTAAAAGAGTCCACATGAATAGAAGGAAGGGCAAGGAAAAAACTTTTTCCGACGGAGATTTTGATGGAATTATGTCAAAAGATGAAGACGGGGGCAACCATGAGAGTGTTGAAAGTTGTAATAGTGCTGGATTATTTCCAACCAGTAAGAGAAAGCGAAACTTTGAAGAAGATTTGGTTGTTGGGAATAAAGGATTCAAGAAACAAGTTCATTGTGCTCAGGGTGTGACATCATTTACTAGACAAGATAGTTCGTTCATGAATTGGATATCGAATATGATGAAGGGCTTCTCAAAATCAGTACAGAACGAGGCACCTTTTCCTCTCGGTGTTACACCTCATGATGATAGACTTGAAAGTCCTCATAAAAAGCTCATCACCCTCAACAAGAACCAAGATTCGGGGTCCAAATTTATTGGTTTCCATTCAATGTTTCAGTCCTTGTATTGCTCAAAGGCAGAGGTTCAAGAAACCAGAATGCTGAATGTCGAGTATCAAGTTGGAGAAGGATCTAAGGAATTTAAATCATCAAGTAAAACGTGTGATGTTAATGCAACTCCCATTGCTTGTCACAGAGAGAATAGTAACATAAGCAAACCGCTTCATCTGATGAGAGGGCGGTTCAATGAATCTACATCTGGAAATGAGGACTCCGCAATGCAGCCTATGATGCCGTTGGATAAAGTTGCAGGTAGTCAGGAAAAAGACAATACAAACTCTGAAGATAACAATAGTAAATGGCACTTGTCCTTTagtaaagagaaagagagaacaaACTCGAATTCCTCTCTCGGTAGACAAAAGACAATCAGTGCTGAAAAAATAATTTCTGCTGAGCTGCAGCCATCTACAGCAAAAACATCGTTTTGTCTTAGCAATGACCCTCTAGGAAGCTTTTGGGTAACTCGGTTTGCTCCAAAAAACCTGAGTTCCTCGTCGAACATGGATCATCTCAACTGGAATGCTGGTGTAAGTCCCAAGCACTCCACCGAATGCCTAAAGCTTTTGGAGGCTAAGGTTCATTCCTCAGAAGATTTAGTTGTTGTCTCGGGTAAAGAATTGGAGAATAGTGCTAATAAGGTTGAAAGTTTAGAAGGTCAGAATTCGATGTACAACTTAAATCCTTTCTTACCTTCTACTAAATTGAAACCTTCGGATGCAATGGCTACTGTGTTTGCAAGGAGATTGGATGCTCTTAAGCACATTACTCCATCAAGAGGAACGAATAATTCTGCTCGTGCAAGCATGACATGTTTATTCTGTGGCTTAAACGACCATCATTTACAAGATTGTTCAGATATCACTGAAATCGAGCTTGAGGAACTCTCGAGGAATGTAAATACATATAGTGGAATAAAAGAACTGTCTTGTTTGTGCTTAAGATGCTTCCAACGTAATCATTGGGCTGTTGCATGCCCGAACACATCCTCAACAAAACGTCTTCAAGCAGAATCTAATGCTTCTTTTGGCAAACTGCAGCTTGATATAGTAAACAAAGAAAACTTGAACTTCCTAACTGATGTTGAGAAAAATATATCTTGTACCAGTCCAGTTACGAAACACATTGCTTCAAACTCTGGGGTAGACATGTTGAATGAGAAACAGATAATTCCTTTCTCATACTTTGTCAGTCAGCAGAACGTGGATGTGCCAAAAGGACTCTTTGATGCTGTAAGAAGGCTTCGTTTATCCCGTACTAATATTTTGAA GTGGATGAATTCTCATAATTCACTCTCGCGCATCGGTGGCTTTTTCTTGCGTTTGAGGCTCGGGAAGTGGGAGGAGGGACTAGGGGGAACTGGCTACCATGTTGCTTGCATAGTTG GAACAGAAATAGAGAACAAACCGCAAGACCGAAAAAGTTCTGTTCTTGTGGACGTGGGAGGATTTAGATGCCTGGTTGAGAGTCAATACGTCTCCAACCATGATTTTCTTGAG GATGAGCTTATGGCGTGGTGGTCCACGGTTCGAAGAAGTGGTGGCGAAATTCCTTCAGAGGAAGATTTGAAAACAAAG GCGATGCAACACAAAATGGTGTTGTTGTGGAGACCGGGACGGGGGGTATACGTTAAGGAGCTTGAGCAGAACCGGTATCTTTTTCAGTTCTACCATGAGGTAGATATATCATGTGTGATGGAAGGCAGTCCATGGACTTTCGATCGGGTCCCGTTGGTTTTTGAGCGTCTAAAAGTAGGAGAGAATCCACGGGCTGTGGTTTTGAACAGGTTACACTTTTGGGTGCAACTTCATGGCATGACTCCGGGGTTTATGTCGGAACGCGTGGTACGGGATATTGGTAATCGTATTGGAGATTTCGTGGAATCCGACTTAAACAATTTTAATGGTGTTTGGCGTGATTATATGCGCATTCGGGTTTTGCTAAATGTGGATCTCCCTTTGAAGCGGAAAATGAATATCAAGAACCAAAATGGGCAGATTTGCTGTGTACAGTTTAAGTATGAAGATTTGACTACGTTTTGCTTCATCTGCGGCATACTTGGTCATTCTGAACGTTTTTGTGAAAAAATCTTCGATACTCCTCAGCATCTTCTCGTCAAACCGTATGGTCTGGGCATGAAGGCTGCACCTCGACGTCGGAACCATACTATTGGCTCACGGTGGCTACGGCAAGGAGCGGTTTACAGTGGTGGAGAGCAACCAAATTCGGGTCCTCCAAGTGTCAACAGGACCATGCAAGACAACATGTTTTTGGCGAAAAATCAGGAACCACTATATGACCCTCCCAACAATATAGGCGAAGCTAATGGGGTTGAAGGAGCAGTTATGGGACCGACAAGTCATTTGATTTCGGCCAGCCCACGATATAACCATAATGGAAAGTCAACTGCTAATGTAAGTGATGAGGCTCCACGTGTGACTTATCCAAACACCCTTCTTGTTATGGAGGCCAAAAGGAAGCGCGTGGAACAATTGGGAAGGGGGAATATCGGGCATGGAATTATAGGCCCAAGGAATGATTCAACTGGGCTTGTTTTGGAGGAAGATGTTGTAATGGGCTCCCACATCAATGAAAGCCTGGGATTAGGCCCAAGTCACTTTGAGAACAAAAATTATGAATTTATCAATTCAGAGGCTACTGGAGTGAGTTCGGGAGAAGCAAGTGGCCCAAAAAACGTATTTGGGGCGGGTTCTGTTTCACAGACCCGCCAAGCATTATGA
- the LOC133819046 gene encoding uncharacterized protein LOC133819046 isoform X6 has translation MNVENESIEPVTELGLGLGYSNQFIQRRLNNDSGAGANAGSGINMTFVANNPLSELVWSPHKGPSNVALLPPSTIGRNTTTSTTQKSIHKENSPILNTLQMKIGVVGEDSQTRSDGSDGSVMPVCGPSDRYETAGNDGDAEKMNTTRENDQMEELGESKGDAISGHVESQIAKITENRDSYFANSPGQVSIKNTEILSIKADQPKPDEAQIEASSGKNIDSSNRTMQIGRCVNKTEAAGDLVADQIFQGSRRCLEKMESTSENDLQNLKSEYVCGGAAADEIVAFEMPPGVRGSSQQKNEVTAPTSETFPDQHSPTKRVHMNRRKGKEKTFSDGDFDGIMSKDEDGGNHESVESCNSAGLFPTSKRKRNFEEDLVVGNKGFKKQVHCAQGVTSFTRQDSSFMNWISNMMKGFSKSVQNEAPFPLGVTPHDDRLESPHKKLITLNKNQDSGSKFIGFHSMFQSLYCSKAEVQETRMLNVEYQVGEGSKEFKSSSKTCDVNATPIACHRENSNISKPLHLMRGRFNESTSGNEDSAMQPMMPLDKVAGSQEKDNTNSEDNNSKWHLSFSKEKERTNSNSSLGRQKTISAEKIISAELQPSTAKTSFCLSNDPLGSFWVTRFAPKNLSSSSNMDHLNWNAGVSPKHSTECLKLLEAKVHSSEDLVVVSGKELENSANKVESLEGQNSMYNLNPFLPSTKLKPSDAMATVFARRLDALKHITPSRGTNNSARASMTCLFCGLNDHHLQDCSDITEIELEELSRNVNTYSGIKELSCLCLRCFQRNHWAVACPNTSSTKRLQAESNASFGKLQLDIVNKENLNFLTDVEKNISCTSPVTKHIASNSGVDMLNEKQIIPFSYFVSQQNVDVPKGLFDAVRRLRLSRTNILKWMNSHNSLSRIGGFFLRLRLGKWEEGLGGTGYHVACIVGTEIENKPQDRKSSVLVDVGGFRCLVESQYVSNHDFLEDELMAWWSTVRRSGGEIPSEEDLKTKISSHKDCDLESWICNEWTRNVWNVSAT, from the exons ATGAATGTAGAGAATGAGAGCATAGAACCGGTGACTGAATTAGGACTTGGTCTGGGTTATTCCAATCAGTTCATACAGAGAAGATTGAACAATGATTCAGGTGCAGGTGCAAATGCAGGTTCAGGAATAAACATGACATTTGTGGCCAACAACCCATTGTCCGAGCTAGTTTGGTCTCCACACAAAG GTCCAAGTAATGTGGCTCTTTTACCACCGAGCACCATAGGCAGgaatactactacttctactactcaGAAAAGTATACACAAAGAGAACTCCCCTATATTGAATACACTTCAAATGAAAATTGGAGTTGTCGGCGAAGATTCTCAGACCAGATCTGATGGAAGTGATGGCAGTGTCATGCCTGTATGTGGACCGAGTGACCGGTATGAGACAG CAGGAAATGATGGTGATGCAGAGAAAATGAATACAACTAGAGAAAATGATCAAATGGAGGAGCTTGGAGAGAGTAAAGGGGACGCCATTTCTGGTCATGTCGAATCCCAAATAGCGAAAATTACTGAGAACAGAGACAGCTATTTTGCAAACTCTCCAG GTCAGGTTAGCATAAAAAATACTGAAATCTTGTCAATAAAAGCAGATCAGCCTAAACCTGACGAGGCACAAATCGAAGCATCATCAGGCAAAAACATTGACAGTAGCAATCGCACGATGCAGATAGGGCGCTGTGTGAATAAGACCGAGGCTGCTGGTGATCTGGTAGCTGATCAGATTTTCCAAGGCAGTAGAAGATGTCTTGAGAAAATGGAGTCAACTTCTGAGAATGATTTGCAGAATCTCAAAAGTGAATATGTGTGTGGTGGTGCTGCCGCAGATGAGATTGTAGCATTTGAAATGCCTCCTGGGGTTAGAGGAAGTTCTCAGCAGAAGAATGAGGTAACAGCTCCTACAAGTGAGACTTTTCCGGATCAACATTCTCCAACTAAAAGAGTCCACATGAATAGAAGGAAGGGCAAGGAAAAAACTTTTTCCGACGGAGATTTTGATGGAATTATGTCAAAAGATGAAGACGGGGGCAACCATGAGAGTGTTGAAAGTTGTAATAGTGCTGGATTATTTCCAACCAGTAAGAGAAAGCGAAACTTTGAAGAAGATTTGGTTGTTGGGAATAAAGGATTCAAGAAACAAGTTCATTGTGCTCAGGGTGTGACATCATTTACTAGACAAGATAGTTCGTTCATGAATTGGATATCGAATATGATGAAGGGCTTCTCAAAATCAGTACAGAACGAGGCACCTTTTCCTCTCGGTGTTACACCTCATGATGATAGACTTGAAAGTCCTCATAAAAAGCTCATCACCCTCAACAAGAACCAAGATTCGGGGTCCAAATTTATTGGTTTCCATTCAATGTTTCAGTCCTTGTATTGCTCAAAGGCAGAGGTTCAAGAAACCAGAATGCTGAATGTCGAGTATCAAGTTGGAGAAGGATCTAAGGAATTTAAATCATCAAGTAAAACGTGTGATGTTAATGCAACTCCCATTGCTTGTCACAGAGAGAATAGTAACATAAGCAAACCGCTTCATCTGATGAGAGGGCGGTTCAATGAATCTACATCTGGAAATGAGGACTCCGCAATGCAGCCTATGATGCCGTTGGATAAAGTTGCAGGTAGTCAGGAAAAAGACAATACAAACTCTGAAGATAACAATAGTAAATGGCACTTGTCCTTTagtaaagagaaagagagaacaaACTCGAATTCCTCTCTCGGTAGACAAAAGACAATCAGTGCTGAAAAAATAATTTCTGCTGAGCTGCAGCCATCTACAGCAAAAACATCGTTTTGTCTTAGCAATGACCCTCTAGGAAGCTTTTGGGTAACTCGGTTTGCTCCAAAAAACCTGAGTTCCTCGTCGAACATGGATCATCTCAACTGGAATGCTGGTGTAAGTCCCAAGCACTCCACCGAATGCCTAAAGCTTTTGGAGGCTAAGGTTCATTCCTCAGAAGATTTAGTTGTTGTCTCGGGTAAAGAATTGGAGAATAGTGCTAATAAGGTTGAAAGTTTAGAAGGTCAGAATTCGATGTACAACTTAAATCCTTTCTTACCTTCTACTAAATTGAAACCTTCGGATGCAATGGCTACTGTGTTTGCAAGGAGATTGGATGCTCTTAAGCACATTACTCCATCAAGAGGAACGAATAATTCTGCTCGTGCAAGCATGACATGTTTATTCTGTGGCTTAAACGACCATCATTTACAAGATTGTTCAGATATCACTGAAATCGAGCTTGAGGAACTCTCGAGGAATGTAAATACATATAGTGGAATAAAAGAACTGTCTTGTTTGTGCTTAAGATGCTTCCAACGTAATCATTGGGCTGTTGCATGCCCGAACACATCCTCAACAAAACGTCTTCAAGCAGAATCTAATGCTTCTTTTGGCAAACTGCAGCTTGATATAGTAAACAAAGAAAACTTGAACTTCCTAACTGATGTTGAGAAAAATATATCTTGTACCAGTCCAGTTACGAAACACATTGCTTCAAACTCTGGGGTAGACATGTTGAATGAGAAACAGATAATTCCTTTCTCATACTTTGTCAGTCAGCAGAACGTGGATGTGCCAAAAGGACTCTTTGATGCTGTAAGAAGGCTTCGTTTATCCCGTACTAATATTTTGAA GTGGATGAATTCTCATAATTCACTCTCGCGCATCGGTGGCTTTTTCTTGCGTTTGAGGCTCGGGAAGTGGGAGGAGGGACTAGGGGGAACTGGCTACCATGTTGCTTGCATAGTTG GAACAGAAATAGAGAACAAACCGCAAGACCGAAAAAGTTCTGTTCTTGTGGACGTGGGAGGATTTAGATGCCTGGTTGAGAGTCAATACGTCTCCAACCATGATTTTCTTGAG GATGAGCTTATGGCGTGGTGGTCCACGGTTCGAAGAAGTGGTGGCGAAATTCCTTCAGAGGAAGATTTGAAAACAAAG atttcgagccataaggattgtgatctcgaaagctggatttgcaatgaatggactcgtaatgtctggaacgtgtccgcaacctag